Part of the Burkholderia sp. FERM BP-3421 genome, GAGCCCGCGGAACGGCCGGACGCCGCGTTTCCGTTCGTGCTGAACACGGGGCGCGTGCAGCATCAGTGGCACACGATGACCAAGACCGGGAAGATCCCGATGCTCAACAAATTGAATCCCGAACCGTTCGTCGAGATCCATCCGGACGATGCGGCCACGCTCGGCATCCAGGCGCGCGACAGCGTCGAGATCCGTTCGCGGCGCGGCCGCGCGGTGCTGCCCGCGATCGTGAGCGAGCGGGTGCAGGCGGGCAGCTGCTTCGCGCCGATGCACTGGAACGACGTGTTCGGCGACGCGCTGTGCATCAACGCGGTGACGAGCGACGCGGTCGATGCGGTGTCGCTGCAGCCGGAGCTGAAGTGTTGCGCGGTCGCGCTGGCGCGGGTCGCGCGCGCGCCGGAAGGCGACGAGGCGGACGCCGGCGCACCGGAGGCGTCCGCGACGGCGGAGCAGGCGCATGCCGACGCCGATCCGGCGCTGGCCGCGCTCGATACCTTCGCGACGCTGCTCGGCGTGCGCGACGCGCTGAGCGCACCGCCGCTCGACGACGACGAACGGCGTTATGTGGCGGGTTTCGTCAGTGGCCTGCGCACGGCCGAGGGGCGGCGCGCGGCGGGCGTGCCGGTGTTGCCGGCGAGCGCGCCGCTGTCGGCCGACCGGCGTTTGTGGATCGACGGGCTGCTGGCCGGCCTGTTCAGCCGCGCGCCGGCGGGCGGCGCGGCCGATGCGCGCGCGCCGGACGCCGCGAGCCGGGCCGGCGACGGCGCCCGGACCTTGCGGACGCGCCCGAAGGTGGTGCTGCTGTGGGCGTCGCAGACCGGCAACGTGGAATCGTTGACGGAACGCTACGCGACCCGCCTGATGGAATCCGGCTTCGAGATTCGCACCGCCTGCATGGCGGACTGCGCGCCGGCGACGCTGGCGGGCGCGCAATACGCGCTGCTGATGACGAGCACGTTCGGCGACGGCGATCCGCCCGACAACGGCCAGCCGTTCTGGCGCGCGCTGCGGGCCGACGCGGCGGCGCGGCTCGACGGCCTGCGCTACGCGGTGCTCGCTTTCGGCGACCGCAACTACGAGCAGTTCTGCGGCCACGGCCGCGCGCTCGATGCGCGGCTTGCCGCGCTCGGCGCGACGCCGCTGTGCGCGCGCGTCGATTGCGACGCCGACTACCAGCCCGCGGCCGACGCATGGCTCGACGCGGTGATCGCGCGGATCAAGGCGTCGGGCGGCGACGCGCGCGCGACGTCGGCCGCCGCCGCGCCGCCGACCAAGGCGCGGCCGGCCGCCGCGCGTCTCGTCGCGAACCGGCGGCTGAACGCGGCGGGCGCGACCGGTGTGTCAGGTGTGTCAGGTGTGTCAGGCGCGGCGAAGGACACGCGCTTCCTCGCGCTGGCGACCGCTGAAACCGGCCTCGATTACGAAGCGGGCGATGCGCTCGGCGTCTGGCCGAGCAATTGCCCGGCGCTGGTCGACGAACTGCTGGCGCTCGCGGGCGTGCGCGCGGACGCGCCGGTGGAGGTGCCGGGCGTCGGCGCGCTGCGCGTGGCCGATGCGCTGGCATGCCACTACGACATCACGCGGCCGCATCCCGACGGCCTGGCGTCGCTCGCGGCGCGCGGCGGCCATGCGGCGCTGGACGCCTTGCTGTCGGACGCGCACAAGGCCGACCTGAAGCGCTGGCTGTGGGGCCGGCAGTTCGCCGACGTGCTCCACGCGTTTCCGACGGCGCTGGCCGCGGACGAACTGATCGGCATGCTCAAGCGCATGCAGCCGCGCCTGTATTCGATCGCGTCGAGCCCGGCCGCGCACGCGGGCGAGGTGCACCTGACCGTCTCGGCGCTGCGCTACCGCAACGGCGAGCGCGATCGCAAGGGCGTCGCCTCGACCTTTCTCGCGGATCGCGCCGATGTAGCGACGGTTCCGGTGTTCGTGCAGAAATCCGCGCATTTCCGCCTGCCCGCGCGCGGCGATGCGCCGGTCGTGATGATCGGCCCGGGCACGGGCGTCGCGCCGTTCCGCGCCTTCCTGCACGAGCGTCGCGCGCGCGGCGCGAGCGGGCGCAACTGGCTGTTCTTCGGCGAGCGGCACGAGGCGACGGATTTCTACTATCGCGACGAGCTGACCGCGATGCGCGACGACGGCTTCCTGACCCGTCTCGACCTCGCGTTCTCGCGCGACCGGCGCGACAAGGTCTACGTGCAGGACCGCATGCGCGAGCAGGGCGCGGCGTTGTGGGCCTGGCTGGAGGAGGGGGCACATGTCTACGTGTGCGGCGATGCGGCGCGCATGGCGAAGGATGTCGATGCGACCCTGCGCGAAGTGGTCGCGGTGCACGGCGGCCTGGCCGACGAGGCCGCGCACGCCTACGTCGACGGACTTGCGCGGTCGCGCCGCTACCTGCGCGACGTGTACTGACCGGCGCGATACCGTTCGGGGTCAGCCAGGGTCGTGGCGTCTGAAGTGTTCGATCACGTGGTCGATGAAGAGCCGCGTCTTGCGCGGGAAATGCCGCCGGCTCGGGTAGGCGATGTTCATCTCCAGCTCCGGGATGCTGAAGCTTTCGAGCACCGGGATCAGCTGGCCGGCGCGCAGGTCGTCCTGGATCAGGAAGTCCGGCAGGATCGCGATGCCCATGTCGTTCAGCGCGAGCTGGCGGATCAGCCCGAGATTGTTCGACGAGGCGCTTTTCTGCGGATGCACGGTGATGCTCGCCTCGTCGTCGTCGAACGACAGCACGTCGCCCACGTAGTCCGACTGGAACAACAGGCACGAATGGAGTTCCAGCTCGCTCGGATGGCGCGGGCAGCCGTGCTTCTCCAGGTAGGCGGGGGTGGAGCACGCGACCATGTCGAGCCGGGTCAGCATGCGCTTGATGGTGTTCGCGCCGCTGATTCGTTGCGTGAGCATCAGTCCGACGTCGAAGCCTTCCGAGACCAGGTCGACGTGCCGGTCGACGATGGTGATTTCCGGGATCACCTTGGGATGCAGGTGCTTGAACGAACCGATCACCGGCGCGAGCAGGTGCATGCCGAACATGACGGGCGCGACGATCCTCAATGAACCGATCGGTTCGTGGTTGAGCGAGGCCAGCACGGCCTCTGCGTTATCGATGTCCTCGATCACCCCGCGCATCTGCTTCAGATAAAGCTGTCCCGATTCCGTCAGCGACAGGCTGCGCGTGGTGCGGTTCAGCAGACGGGTGCCGAGCCGGTTCTCCAGGCTCATGATGAGTCGCGTGGCGGTCGGATTCGAGACGTTCAGGTCCG contains:
- a CDS encoding molybdopterin-dependent oxidoreductase; translation: MTRHSVKTACPYCGVGCGMVLQVEDGEVVKVSGDAAHPANAGRLCTKGLSAHLALRRSGRLERAFARAARDRDPAPLPLDRALADTGRRLRAILDEHGPDALAFYVSGQMSIEAQYLVNKLAKGYVRTNQIESNSRLCMASASSGYKLSLGADGPPGSYEDFERADLFLVIGSNMADCHPILYLRMMARVKAGAKLIVVDPRRTATAEHADLFLQLRPGSDLALLNGLLHLLHRDGATDAAFIGAFTQGWDAMPAFLDDYPPERVAALTGIAEADLRRAAAWLAAAPEWMSCWTMGVNQSTHGTWTSNAICNLHLATGRICRPGSGPFSLTGQPNAMGGREMGYLGGGLPGQRSVQDAADRRFIEDAWGLPEDTLRAEPGPGAVELFARMAAGAIKACWIICTNPVATVPNRRSVIAGLQAAELVVAQDAFLDTETNRYADILLPGALWAEADGVMINSERNLTLTRQAIAPPGEALPDWLIIARIASAMGFADAFDYASAEAVFEEITRLSNPATGYDLRGASHARLRDGPLQWPCPPDDARDRHPLRYLNDGVSQTLRIDADGQRPRLAFPTPDGRARFFARPHVEPAERPDAAFPFVLNTGRVQHQWHTMTKTGKIPMLNKLNPEPFVEIHPDDAATLGIQARDSVEIRSRRGRAVLPAIVSERVQAGSCFAPMHWNDVFGDALCINAVTSDAVDAVSLQPELKCCAVALARVARAPEGDEADAGAPEASATAEQAHADADPALAALDTFATLLGVRDALSAPPLDDDERRYVAGFVSGLRTAEGRRAAGVPVLPASAPLSADRRLWIDGLLAGLFSRAPAGGAADARAPDAASRAGDGARTLRTRPKVVLLWASQTGNVESLTERYATRLMESGFEIRTACMADCAPATLAGAQYALLMTSTFGDGDPPDNGQPFWRALRADAAARLDGLRYAVLAFGDRNYEQFCGHGRALDARLAALGATPLCARVDCDADYQPAADAWLDAVIARIKASGGDARATSAAAAPPTKARPAAARLVANRRLNAAGATGVSGVSGVSGAAKDTRFLALATAETGLDYEAGDALGVWPSNCPALVDELLALAGVRADAPVEVPGVGALRVADALACHYDITRPHPDGLASLAARGGHAALDALLSDAHKADLKRWLWGRQFADVLHAFPTALAADELIGMLKRMQPRLYSIASSPAAHAGEVHLTVSALRYRNGERDRKGVASTFLADRADVATVPVFVQKSAHFRLPARGDAPVVMIGPGTGVAPFRAFLHERRARGASGRNWLFFGERHEATDFYYRDELTAMRDDGFLTRLDLAFSRDRRDKVYVQDRMREQGAALWAWLEEGAHVYVCGDAARMAKDVDATLREVVAVHGGLADEAAHAYVDGLARSRRYLRDVY
- a CDS encoding LysR family transcriptional regulator — encoded protein: MDELLSIRLFIKVADLQSFARAAADLNVSNPTATRLIMSLENRLGTRLLNRTTRSLSLTESGQLYLKQMRGVIEDIDNAEAVLASLNHEPIGSLRIVAPVMFGMHLLAPVIGSFKHLHPKVIPEITIVDRHVDLVSEGFDVGLMLTQRISGANTIKRMLTRLDMVACSTPAYLEKHGCPRHPSELELHSCLLFQSDYVGDVLSFDDDEASITVHPQKSASSNNLGLIRQLALNDMGIAILPDFLIQDDLRAGQLIPVLESFSIPELEMNIAYPSRRHFPRKTRLFIDHVIEHFRRHDPG